A single genomic interval of Bradyrhizobium sp. AZCC 1693 harbors:
- a CDS encoding HugZ family pyridoxamine 5'-phosphate oxidase has product MQPTSDFDASKLARSLLRRSRQGALATLMPESGDPYCSLVNVASHADASPILLISRLALHTKNILGDGRVSLMLDERAAGDPLEGARIMLAGRAEEASGAAAKILRRRYLNAHPSAEAFVDFKDFSFFRIAPSGLHLVAGFGRIIDLKPQQFLTEIGDAGELLETEQGAVEHMNEDHREAMNLYATRLLGAESADWRCTGCDPDGMDMQAGSATLRLDFPERVTSAMALRKMLVRLASEARAQG; this is encoded by the coding sequence ATGCAGCCCACCTCAGATTTTGATGCTTCCAAACTTGCCCGTTCGTTGCTGCGGCGCAGCCGGCAGGGCGCGCTTGCCACCCTTATGCCTGAAAGCGGCGATCCCTACTGCTCGTTGGTTAACGTCGCCAGCCATGCCGACGCTTCCCCGATCCTGCTGATTTCGCGGCTCGCGCTGCATACGAAAAATATCCTTGGCGACGGCAGGGTATCGCTGATGCTGGACGAGCGCGCCGCTGGCGATCCCCTGGAGGGCGCGCGAATCATGCTGGCAGGCCGGGCCGAGGAGGCCTCGGGGGCAGCGGCGAAAATCCTGCGCCGGCGCTACCTCAACGCCCATCCATCCGCGGAAGCGTTCGTGGATTTCAAGGATTTCTCGTTCTTCCGGATCGCCCCGTCAGGCCTGCATCTGGTCGCCGGCTTTGGCCGCATCATCGACCTCAAGCCGCAGCAATTTCTGACCGAGATCGGCGATGCCGGAGAGCTGCTGGAAACCGAGCAGGGCGCGGTGGAGCATATGAACGAGGATCACCGCGAGGCGATGAATCTCTACGCGACCAGATTGCTGGGTGCGGAATCCGCCGATTGGCGTTGCACCGGCTGCGACCCTGATGGCATGGACATGCAGGCCGGCAGCGCGACTTTGCGGCTCGATTTCCCGGAACGGGTCACCAGCGCCATGGCTTTGCGCAAGATGCTGGTGCGGCTGGCGAGCGAGGCGCGGGCCCAAGGCTAA
- a CDS encoding phosphoenolpyruvate carboxykinase: protein MQETGLRNGAFGADKFGLKNLKTVHWNLGAPQLYQYSLAAGEAVLSADGALCADTGEFTGRSPKDKFTVRDATTDKNMWWAGNQSITADQFSALHADFLKHAEGMTLYAQDLYGGADPSFQIKTRVFTELAWHSLFIRTLLIRPEASALKDFVPELTIIDLPSFRADPKRHGVRSENVVAIDFARKIVLIGGSYYAGEMKKSVFTTLNYYLPAKGVMPMHCSANVGPNGDSAIFFGLSGTGKTTLSADPKRTLIGDDEHGWGNDGVFNFEGGCYAKCIKLSKEAEPQIYAASKRFGAVLENCVLDKDTREVDFDDGSKTENTRSAYPLDFIPNASRTGRAGQPKNVVMLAADAFGVLPPIAKLTPAQAMYHFLSGYTAKVAGTERGLGKEPQPEFSTCFGSPFLPLDPSVYGNMLRELIAKHNVDCWLVNTGWTGGKFGTGSRMPIKVTRALLTAALDGSLRNVDFRTDKYFGFAVPTALPGVPSEILDPVNTWKDKAEFDKTARSLVGMFQKNFAKFEAQVDADVRAAAPDLKLAAE, encoded by the coding sequence GTGCAAGAGACGGGTCTACGCAACGGTGCCTTCGGCGCCGACAAATTCGGCTTAAAAAATCTCAAGACGGTGCACTGGAATCTCGGCGCACCACAGCTCTATCAATATTCACTTGCGGCGGGCGAGGCCGTGCTGTCGGCCGACGGCGCGCTGTGCGCGGACACCGGTGAGTTCACCGGCCGCAGCCCCAAGGACAAGTTCACGGTTCGCGATGCCACCACCGACAAGAACATGTGGTGGGCCGGCAACCAGTCGATCACCGCGGACCAGTTCTCCGCGCTCCATGCCGACTTCCTCAAGCACGCCGAAGGCATGACGCTATATGCGCAGGACCTCTATGGCGGCGCGGATCCGAGCTTCCAGATCAAGACCCGCGTGTTCACCGAACTTGCCTGGCACTCGCTGTTCATCCGCACACTGCTGATCCGTCCCGAGGCGTCGGCGCTGAAGGATTTCGTTCCCGAACTCACTATCATCGATCTGCCGAGCTTCCGCGCCGATCCCAAACGTCACGGCGTTCGCTCGGAGAACGTCGTCGCGATCGATTTCGCCCGCAAGATCGTCCTGATCGGCGGGTCTTATTATGCCGGCGAGATGAAGAAGTCGGTGTTCACCACGCTGAACTATTATCTGCCTGCCAAGGGCGTGATGCCGATGCACTGCTCGGCCAATGTGGGGCCCAACGGCGATAGCGCGATCTTCTTCGGCCTTTCCGGAACCGGCAAGACCACGCTGTCGGCCGATCCGAAGCGCACGTTGATCGGCGACGACGAGCACGGCTGGGGCAACGACGGCGTCTTCAACTTCGAAGGCGGCTGCTACGCCAAGTGCATCAAGCTGTCGAAGGAAGCCGAGCCGCAGATCTACGCTGCAAGCAAGCGCTTCGGCGCGGTGCTTGAGAATTGCGTGCTCGACAAAGACACCCGCGAGGTCGATTTCGACGACGGCTCCAAAACCGAGAACACCCGCTCGGCCTATCCGCTCGACTTCATCCCGAACGCTTCGCGCACCGGCCGCGCCGGCCAGCCGAAGAATGTCGTGATGCTGGCCGCCGACGCTTTCGGCGTTTTGCCGCCGATTGCAAAGCTGACGCCGGCGCAGGCGATGTATCACTTCCTGTCCGGCTACACCGCCAAAGTCGCGGGCACCGAGCGTGGTCTCGGTAAGGAGCCGCAGCCGGAATTCTCCACCTGCTTCGGCTCGCCGTTCCTGCCGCTCGATCCTTCCGTCTACGGCAACATGCTGCGCGAGCTGATTGCCAAGCACAATGTCGATTGCTGGCTGGTCAACACCGGCTGGACCGGCGGCAAATTCGGCACCGGCAGCCGGATGCCGATCAAGGTGACGCGCGCACTGCTCACCGCGGCGCTCGACGGCAGCCTGCGCAATGTCGATTTCCGCACCGACAAGTATTTCGGTTTTGCGGTGCCGACCGCGCTGCCGGGCGTGCCGAGCGAAATCCTCGATCCCGTCAACACCTGGAAGGACAAGGCCGAGTTCGACAAGACTGCCCGCAGCCTGGTCGGCATGTTCCAGAAGAATTTTGCCAAGTTCGAAGCCCAGGTCGACGCCGATGTCCGCGCCGCTGCGCCGGACCTGAAGCTCGCGGCCGAGTAA
- the rocF gene encoding arginase, translating to MSDGNAARIALLGVPIEIGAAQLGTLMGPDALRTAGIGRILDQLGFAVEDHGNMAKPDVAPDEGPPPANAKYYDTIKNWIRELSERSYSLARSGAVPIFMGGDHSLSMGSVNGVARYWQEQGRPLFVLWLDAHADYNTPQTTETGNMHGMSAAFLCGESGLDGLLGNRPRASIGPDQLDLFGIRSIDPLEKKLVFERRVAIADMRAIDEFGVGVLIRKVIDRVRAKNGVLHLSFDIDFLDPAVAPGVGTTVPGGATYREAHLIMELLHDSDLVRSVDIVELNPFLDERGRTARVAVELIGSLFGLQITDRRTPSNAVLPNNK from the coding sequence ATGTCCGACGGCAACGCTGCCCGCATCGCCCTGCTCGGCGTCCCCATCGAGATCGGGGCTGCGCAACTCGGAACCTTGATGGGGCCGGACGCGCTGCGCACCGCGGGCATCGGCCGCATCCTCGATCAGCTCGGCTTTGCCGTCGAGGACCACGGCAACATGGCCAAGCCTGACGTTGCTCCCGATGAGGGCCCGCCGCCGGCGAACGCCAAATATTACGACACGATCAAGAACTGGATCCGCGAGCTCAGCGAGCGTTCCTATTCACTGGCGCGCTCCGGCGCGGTTCCGATCTTCATGGGCGGCGATCACTCGCTATCGATGGGATCGGTGAACGGCGTTGCGCGCTATTGGCAGGAGCAGGGCCGGCCGCTGTTCGTGCTGTGGCTCGACGCCCATGCCGATTACAACACGCCGCAGACGACGGAGACCGGCAATATGCACGGCATGTCGGCCGCCTTTCTGTGCGGCGAAAGCGGCCTCGACGGGCTGCTCGGCAACCGTCCCCGCGCCTCGATCGGCCCCGACCAGCTCGACCTGTTCGGCATCCGCTCGATCGATCCGCTGGAGAAGAAGCTGGTGTTCGAGCGCCGCGTCGCGATCGCCGACATGCGTGCGATCGACGAGTTCGGCGTCGGCGTGCTGATCCGCAAGGTCATCGATCGCGTGCGCGCCAAAAATGGCGTGCTGCATTTAAGCTTCGACATCGATTTTCTCGATCCTGCGGTCGCGCCCGGCGTCGGCACCACGGTGCCGGGCGGCGCAACCTATCGCGAGGCGCATCTCATCATGGAGCTGCTGCACGATTCGGATCTGGTGCGCTCGGTCGACATCGTCGAGCTCAACCCGTTTCTCGACGAACGCGGCCGCACGGCGCGTGTTGCCGTCGAACTGATCGGCAGCCTGTTCGGACTGCAGATCACCGATCGGCGGACGCCGAGCAACGCGGTACTTCCGAACAACAAGTAG
- a CDS encoding acyl-CoA thioesterase: MLTKTPHLFDDATRVTAGDSCWQGKTSPDYWAFVGPFGGCTAATILRALIDHPQRAGDPLSLTVNFCAPVAEGAFDLDVRLVKANRSSQHWCVEMTQGGGDVATLATAVFAERRPSWSHQQAKFPGATPFEQARAFPNTPMTWTHQYDFRFVEGQPSFYGSPASPPLKAYSKQWIGDHAPRKIDMLSLMSMSDAFFGRVFLARRELMPFGTVSITTYFHTASDELAAEDITRVMAVADAKIFHRSYGDQNGELWSPSGRLLATTTQIAYFKA; encoded by the coding sequence ATGCTCACCAAGACCCCGCATCTGTTCGACGACGCCACGCGGGTCACCGCCGGCGATAGCTGCTGGCAGGGCAAGACCAGCCCGGACTACTGGGCGTTTGTCGGGCCGTTCGGCGGCTGCACGGCCGCCACCATCCTGCGCGCGCTGATCGATCATCCGCAGCGGGCGGGCGATCCGCTGTCGCTGACCGTGAATTTCTGCGCGCCGGTGGCCGAAGGCGCCTTCGATCTCGACGTGCGCCTGGTCAAGGCCAACCGCTCGAGCCAGCATTGGTGCGTGGAGATGACGCAGGGCGGCGGTGACGTCGCGACGCTGGCGACCGCCGTGTTCGCCGAGCGCCGCCCATCCTGGTCGCACCAGCAGGCAAAATTTCCTGGTGCTACGCCGTTCGAACAGGCGCGCGCGTTTCCGAACACGCCGATGACGTGGACCCACCAGTATGATTTTCGCTTCGTCGAGGGCCAGCCGAGCTTCTACGGCTCGCCGGCCTCACCGCCGCTCAAGGCGTACTCGAAGCAGTGGATCGGCGATCACGCGCCACGAAAGATCGACATGCTGTCGCTGATGTCGATGTCGGATGCCTTCTTCGGCCGGGTCTTTCTGGCGCGCCGGGAATTGATGCCGTTCGGCACAGTATCGATCACGACGTATTTCCATACGGCGTCGGACGAACTGGCGGCCGAGGACATCACGCGAGTGATGGCCGTGGCGGATGCCAAGATCTTCCACAGGAGCTATGGCGACCAGAACGGCGAATTGTGGTCGCCGTCGGGACGGTTGCTCGCGACGACGACGCAGATCGCCTATTTCAAGGCGTAG
- a CDS encoding glycogen/starch/alpha-glucan phosphorylase codes for MQEQFPGNYPANYPALDQPIDELALTEIKGAILAKLRLAIGKDAGMATRRDWYKAAALALRDRIVHRWLTAEKESYDAGSKRVYYLSLEFLIGRLFTDALNNMGLLPVFEAALGDLGVGLDDLRKCEPDAALGNGGLGRLAACFMESMATLAIPAIGYGIRYDFGLFRQIISQGWQQEYPDEWLSFGNPWEFQRAEVVYHIHFGGHVDHVDDRGRDRATWRPAETVQAVAYDTPIVGWRGQHVNALRLWSARSPDPLRLDVFNTGDYLGAVAEEARAESICKFLYPNDESPAGRELRLRQEYFFVSASLQDLVKRHLASDGQLRNLPSKVAVQLNDTHPSLAVTELMRILVDLHNFRWDEAWKLTVATLSYTNHTLLPEALETWPVELFEQLLPRHLEIIYRINVAHLALADQRCPGDIDYRASVSLIDEKSGRRVRMGQLAFVGSHRINGVSAMHSDLMKETVFHDLNHLYPGRITNKTNGITFRRWLMLANPKLTGLMREVCGEAVLDDFSLFERLEARASDNAFQQRFREVKHHNKLALARLINERLSIKIDPSALFDIQIKRIHEYKRQLLNVVETVALYQAIKDEPQRDWVPRVKIFAGKAAASYRYAKLIIKLINDVAEAINNDPDVAGRLKVVFLADYNVSLAEVIIPAADLSEQISTAGMEASGTGNMKLALNGALTIGTLDGANIEIRDHVGAENIAIFGMEAGDVMVRRKQGLDATDVISRSPRLARAITAIESGAFSPDDPARFASIGHALRYLDHYMVTADFDSYYAAQRGIDARWQVVPAWTRASILNVARMPWFSSDRTIREYAEEIWNVPVRAGAPVPSVQREATR; via the coding sequence TTGCAGGAACAATTCCCAGGAAACTATCCGGCAAACTATCCGGCGCTGGATCAGCCGATCGACGAACTCGCGCTGACCGAGATCAAGGGTGCGATCCTCGCCAAGCTCCGGCTTGCGATCGGCAAGGACGCCGGCATGGCGACGAGGCGGGACTGGTACAAGGCAGCCGCGCTGGCGCTGCGCGACCGCATCGTGCACCGCTGGCTGACTGCCGAAAAGGAGAGCTACGACGCCGGCAGCAAGCGGGTCTATTACCTCTCGCTCGAATTCCTGATCGGCCGCCTGTTCACCGACGCGCTGAACAATATGGGCCTGCTGCCGGTGTTCGAGGCGGCGCTCGGCGATCTCGGCGTCGGGCTCGACGACCTGCGCAAATGCGAGCCGGATGCGGCGCTCGGCAATGGCGGCCTCGGGCGGCTGGCGGCGTGCTTCATGGAGAGCATGGCGACGCTGGCCATTCCCGCCATCGGCTACGGCATCCGCTACGATTTCGGCCTGTTCCGCCAGATCATTTCGCAGGGCTGGCAGCAGGAATATCCGGACGAATGGCTGAGCTTCGGCAACCCCTGGGAATTCCAGCGGGCCGAGGTGGTTTATCACATTCATTTCGGCGGCCATGTCGATCATGTCGACGACCGCGGCCGTGACCGCGCGACGTGGCGGCCGGCGGAAACCGTGCAGGCTGTCGCCTACGACACGCCGATCGTGGGCTGGCGCGGCCAGCACGTCAACGCGCTGCGGCTGTGGTCGGCGCGCTCGCCCGACCCGCTGCGGCTCGACGTCTTCAACACCGGCGATTACCTCGGTGCCGTCGCCGAGGAGGCGCGCGCGGAATCGATCTGCAAATTTCTCTACCCGAATGACGAGAGCCCGGCGGGCCGCGAGCTCCGGCTGCGGCAGGAATATTTCTTCGTTTCGGCCTCGCTGCAGGATCTGGTCAAGCGGCACCTCGCCTCCGACGGACAGTTGCGCAACCTCCCCTCCAAGGTCGCGGTGCAGCTCAACGATACCCATCCGAGCCTCGCCGTCACCGAGCTGATGCGCATCCTGGTCGACCTGCACAATTTCCGCTGGGACGAAGCGTGGAAGCTCACGGTGGCGACGCTGTCCTACACCAATCACACGCTGCTGCCGGAAGCGCTGGAGACCTGGCCGGTCGAACTGTTCGAGCAGCTGCTGCCGCGGCATCTCGAAATCATCTACCGCATCAATGTCGCGCATCTGGCGCTGGCCGATCAGCGTTGTCCCGGCGACATCGATTACCGCGCCTCGGTGTCGCTGATCGACGAGAAGTCCGGCCGGCGGGTGCGGATGGGGCAACTCGCTTTCGTCGGCTCGCACCGCATCAACGGCGTCTCGGCGATGCATTCCGACCTGATGAAGGAGACCGTGTTCCACGATCTCAACCATCTCTATCCCGGCCGCATCACCAACAAGACCAACGGCATCACCTTCCGCCGCTGGCTGATGCTCGCCAACCCAAAGCTGACCGGCCTGATGCGCGAGGTCTGCGGCGAAGCAGTGCTCGACGATTTCTCCCTGTTCGAGCGCCTCGAGGCGCGTGCCAGCGACAACGCGTTCCAGCAGCGTTTTCGCGAGGTCAAGCATCACAACAAGCTGGCGCTGGCGCGCCTGATCAACGAGCGGCTCAGCATCAAGATCGATCCGTCGGCGCTGTTCGATATCCAGATCAAGCGCATCCACGAATACAAACGGCAATTGCTCAACGTCGTCGAGACCGTCGCGCTGTATCAGGCGATCAAGGACGAGCCGCAGCGCGACTGGGTGCCGCGGGTCAAGATCTTCGCCGGCAAAGCGGCGGCAAGCTATCGCTACGCCAAGCTGATCATCAAGCTGATCAACGACGTCGCCGAAGCCATCAACAACGACCCCGACGTCGCCGGAAGGCTGAAGGTCGTCTTCCTCGCCGACTACAATGTCAGCCTTGCCGAGGTCATCATTCCGGCCGCCGATCTTTCCGAGCAGATCTCCACCGCCGGCATGGAAGCCTCCGGCACCGGCAACATGAAGCTGGCGCTCAACGGCGCGCTGACGATCGGCACGCTTGATGGCGCCAACATCGAAATCCGCGACCATGTCGGTGCCGAGAACATCGCGATCTTCGGCATGGAGGCCGGCGACGTCATGGTCCGCCGCAAGCAGGGGCTGGACGCGACGGATGTGATCAGCCGCTCGCCGCGGCTGGCGCGGGCGATTACCGCCATCGAGAGCGGCGCATTCTCGCCCGACGATCCCGCCCGCTTTGCCTCGATAGGCCACGCGCTGCGCTATCTCGACCATTACATGGTCACGGCCGATTTCGATTCCTACTACGCGGCCCAGCGCGGCATTGACGCCCGCTGGCAGGTGGTTCCGGCCTGGACCCGCGCCTCGATCCTCAACGTGGCGCGGATGCCGTGGTTCTCCTCCGACCGCACCATCCGGGAATATGCCGAGGAGATCTGGAACGTGCCGGTGCGGGCGGGCGCACCGGTGCCAAGCGTCCAGCGCGAGGCGACGCGGTAA
- a CDS encoding nucleotidyltransferase family protein: MDRNQFLAAALQNPANEIIAEELFRLALPDAWLVSGCLVQTVWNVLTSRAVDYGINDYDVFYFDPDTSWEAEDRVIRTLAERFANRGIQVEARNQARVHLWYPEKHGLPYPELRCSTQGIDRFLTKNTQIGIRRTREGYEVYAPNGYDDVAALIVRPNPGPNFSAVNCEAKAARWKALWPEITVLPAGEFLVGQDRGA, encoded by the coding sequence ATGGATAGAAACCAATTCCTCGCCGCCGCCTTGCAAAATCCCGCCAATGAAATCATCGCCGAGGAATTGTTTCGGCTGGCGCTGCCGGATGCTTGGTTGGTCTCGGGATGCCTGGTGCAGACGGTGTGGAACGTGCTGACGAGCCGCGCGGTCGATTACGGCATCAACGATTACGACGTGTTCTATTTCGATCCCGATACGTCGTGGGAGGCGGAAGACAGGGTCATCCGCACGCTGGCGGAGCGGTTTGCAAACCGCGGCATCCAGGTCGAGGCGCGCAACCAGGCGCGCGTTCATTTGTGGTATCCCGAGAAACATGGCCTGCCCTATCCGGAGCTGCGTTGTTCGACACAGGGCATCGACCGCTTCCTGACAAAGAATACGCAGATCGGAATCCGCCGCACGCGCGAGGGCTACGAGGTGTACGCGCCGAATGGCTATGACGATGTCGCCGCCCTGATCGTGCGGCCCAATCCGGGGCCAAATTTTTCCGCCGTGAATTGCGAAGCGAAGGCGGCGCGATGGAAGGCGCTATGGCCGGAGATCACCGTGTTGCCGGCGGGTGAATTTCTGGTCGGGCAGGATCGAGGCGCGTAG
- a CDS encoding MmcQ/YjbR family DNA-binding protein produces MTFDDVRKIALTWPEVEDGTSYGTPALKVRKKMLARLREDGDSLVMPGVPQDEREMLVESQPKLFYFTDHYRDYPMVLIRLSKAKRATVEPLLRRHWRTLASKKAVKEFDLEA; encoded by the coding sequence ATGACCTTCGACGACGTCAGAAAAATCGCGCTCACCTGGCCAGAGGTGGAAGACGGCACCTCCTACGGCACGCCGGCGCTGAAGGTACGCAAGAAGATGCTGGCGCGGCTGAGGGAAGACGGCGACAGCCTGGTGATGCCGGGCGTGCCGCAAGACGAACGCGAGATGCTGGTGGAAAGCCAGCCGAAGCTGTTTTACTTCACCGATCACTACCGCGATTATCCGATGGTGCTGATCCGCCTGTCGAAGGCCAAGCGCGCGACTGTCGAGCCGCTGCTACGGCGGCACTGGCGCACGCTGGCGTCGAAGAAGGCGGTGAAGGAATTCGATCTCGAAGCGTAG